The Afipia sp. P52-10 genome includes a region encoding these proteins:
- a CDS encoding DUF1109 family protein — MPADHRGSRRAGFFALVGVSRVGLIVWRGPIIAIAALSAFSLPATMLNLFHSLDTGAMVLLWHFGAITVFSITAAFLLSRRIPRGLCDWLGL; from the coding sequence ATGCCCGCTGATCATCGGGGCAGTCGGCGTGCCGGTTTCTTCGCCCTCGTTGGCGTCAGCCGGGTCGGCCTCATTGTGTGGCGAGGACCGATCATCGCGATTGCCGCTCTGTCGGCCTTTTCCCTGCCCGCAACCATGTTGAACCTGTTTCACAGCCTGGACACGGGAGCGATGGTCCTGCTGTGGCATTTCGGCGCCATCACTGTTTTCTCGATCACCGCAGCTTTCCTCCTCAGCCGTCGCATTCCGCGCGGGTTGTGCGACTGGCTCGGATTATGA
- a CDS encoding HlyD family secretion protein, giving the protein MRRSPIVVIAVLVATAAAGSYVYWLGTQNRVPAGLARVNGRIEVERVDITSKYAGRLAEVLVDEGANVSKGEVLARLDTSEIQAQLTAARAAVHRSHQSVASAQASVALREAELNLAQVELQRVVELMRTNTSTQAELDRRTAQRDISRASLQTAKAAVEDAKASVEVAEAQVNQIEAAIADMTLRAPVSGRVEYRLARTGEVVGAGGRVLTVFDLSDAHMTIYLPTASAGRVAVGSQARLVLDGPGGYVLPATVSFVSADAQFTPKFVETANEREKLMYRVKLHIDPALVASERGYVKAGMTGNAYVPVTGDANWPAELAPRLPDGG; this is encoded by the coding sequence GTGCGCAGATCGCCCATTGTCGTCATCGCCGTGTTGGTCGCGACCGCGGCAGCCGGATCCTATGTCTATTGGCTTGGAACGCAGAACCGCGTGCCGGCGGGCCTGGCGCGGGTGAACGGCAGGATTGAGGTCGAGCGGGTCGACATCACCAGCAAATATGCCGGGCGCCTGGCGGAAGTGCTGGTCGACGAGGGCGCCAATGTCAGCAAGGGTGAGGTGCTCGCGCGGCTGGACACGAGCGAGATCCAGGCGCAACTGACGGCGGCCCGAGCAGCTGTGCACCGCAGCCATCAGAGCGTCGCCAGCGCACAAGCGAGCGTCGCGCTGCGTGAGGCCGAGCTCAATCTCGCGCAGGTCGAGCTCCAGCGTGTGGTTGAACTCATGCGAACCAACACGTCGACACAGGCTGAGCTTGATCGCCGGACGGCGCAACGCGACATCTCGCGGGCCTCATTGCAGACCGCGAAGGCCGCGGTCGAGGATGCGAAGGCCTCGGTCGAAGTCGCCGAGGCGCAGGTCAATCAGATCGAGGCGGCCATCGCCGACATGACGTTGAGGGCGCCGGTGTCTGGCCGCGTCGAGTATCGTCTGGCGCGAACTGGCGAGGTTGTCGGCGCCGGAGGTCGGGTGCTGACGGTGTTCGATCTCTCGGATGCGCATATGACGATCTATCTTCCGACGGCCTCCGCCGGTCGCGTGGCGGTGGGCTCACAGGCGCGTCTCGTGCTGGATGGTCCGGGCGGCTACGTCCTGCCGGCGACCGTGTCCTTCGTCTCCGCCGACGCGCAGTTCACGCCAAAATTCGTCGAGACGGCGAACGAACGCGAGAAGCTGATGTATCGCGTCAAGCTGCATATCGACCCGGCGCTGGTCGCCTCCGAGCGCGGCTATGTGAAGGCGGGGATGACCGGCAACGCTTATGTCCCGGTGACGGGAGATGCGAATTGGCCGGCCGAGCTTGCGCCGAGGTTGCCCGATGGAGGCTGA
- a CDS encoding MFS transporter, which translates to MAATEPESLGWRGLSAVLVAMFAITVGYGVALPILPFLIEQIAGASTPQALSWHTGLLTGAYIIAIFIGAPIWGRISDRCGRKPIILVGLLGFAVTTGFFAVTESLPLLYLGRFLGGLFAAAITPVAYALIGDYAPSKEWRAHRFALINIAGTAGFFIGPLLGGLAMRVAGRVWIFSPDRSLAMPLLSATGLAVIAAVSVVILLPSGSRRDNVDVTPDTAQIERPAMLRLLAIALVTALAIGVFEVGLALRGKDLGLDAAHIGIMFAECSLVMAVVQALVFSPLIKPEFTRWFIAPGLATLAIGLVVVSVVNTSVLMSVAVALVAASAGLLSPVATYWSSFGIPTSQGAQLGRMTAAASLGQALGSVAGGALFNLPVLPDASFLLAALLILATLLACIRLPRLLMPEPTASR; encoded by the coding sequence ATGGCTGCAACTGAACCGGAGAGCCTCGGTTGGCGCGGGCTTTCGGCGGTGCTGGTGGCAATGTTCGCGATCACGGTCGGCTATGGCGTCGCTCTGCCGATCTTGCCTTTCCTGATCGAGCAGATCGCCGGCGCGAGCACGCCACAGGCCTTGTCATGGCATACGGGGCTACTGACGGGCGCGTACATCATCGCGATCTTCATCGGCGCTCCGATCTGGGGACGGATTTCCGATCGGTGCGGGCGCAAGCCGATCATCCTGGTCGGCCTTCTGGGTTTCGCGGTGACCACCGGATTCTTTGCCGTCACGGAAAGTCTCCCGCTTCTCTATCTCGGCCGCTTTCTCGGCGGCTTATTCGCCGCCGCTATCACACCTGTCGCCTATGCGCTCATCGGCGACTATGCGCCGTCGAAAGAATGGCGCGCCCATCGCTTCGCGCTGATCAATATAGCGGGCACCGCCGGCTTCTTCATCGGGCCTCTGCTCGGTGGGCTGGCGATGCGTGTCGCTGGCAGAGTCTGGATTTTCTCACCCGATCGCTCTCTTGCGATGCCGCTGCTCTCGGCGACAGGGCTGGCCGTGATCGCAGCCGTGTCGGTGGTGATCCTGCTTCCCTCGGGCTCGCGCCGCGACAACGTCGATGTGACGCCCGACACCGCGCAGATCGAACGGCCCGCCATGCTGCGGCTCCTCGCGATCGCGCTGGTGACGGCCCTCGCAATTGGCGTCTTCGAAGTCGGACTGGCGCTGCGCGGCAAGGACCTTGGTCTCGACGCTGCGCATATCGGCATCATGTTTGCCGAGTGCAGCCTGGTGATGGCGGTCGTGCAAGCCTTGGTATTCTCGCCTCTCATCAAGCCAGAGTTCACGCGCTGGTTCATTGCGCCTGGTTTGGCGACGCTTGCCATCGGGCTGGTCGTCGTTTCGGTCGTTAACACGTCTGTTTTGATGTCGGTTGCAGTCGCACTGGTGGCAGCGAGCGCCGGCCTGCTGTCGCCGGTCGCCACCTACTGGTCTTCCTTTGGCATTCCGACAAGCCAGGGCGCACAGCTCGGTCGCATGACTGCCGCTGCCAGTCTCGGCCAGGCCCTGGGATCGGTCGCAGGCGGCGCGCTGTTCAATTTGCCGGTCCTGCCCGATGCGAGCTTTCTCCTCGCTGCATTGCTCATCCTGGCCACACTGTTGGCCTGCATACGTCTGCCCCGCCTTCTCATGCCGGAACCGACAGCAAGTCGCTAG
- a CDS encoding NrsF family protein — protein MTWHRLRTERLIERLVADLRPWQIERRIRTHRLSMAAVLAIVLPPLALAQPFRADLASRLADAMFVASIATSAMIFVTGLVTVLILGTPGRSCSGFWFRWLLAGYGSSRSQQALPSTSSVRVGVPGPSRPARNAR, from the coding sequence ATGACATGGCACCGACTTCGAACGGAACGGTTGATCGAAAGGCTTGTCGCCGACCTACGGCCTTGGCAAATCGAAAGGCGGATCCGCACCCATCGGCTCTCGATGGCTGCCGTTCTCGCGATCGTCTTGCCCCCGCTCGCACTTGCGCAGCCTTTTCGTGCCGATCTCGCCTCCCGATTGGCGGATGCGATGTTCGTCGCCTCTATCGCGACCTCCGCGATGATCTTTGTCACAGGTCTCGTAACGGTGCTCATACTGGGCACCCCAGGCCGATCGTGCTCTGGCTTCTGGTTCCGCTGGTTGCTTGCGGGCTATGGCTCGTCTCGGAGTCAGCAAGCATTGCCGTCGACCTCTTCCGTGAGGGTTGGCGTGCCTGGGCCTTCGAGACCAGCCCGCAATGCCCGCTGA
- the rbbA gene encoding ribosome-associated ATPase/putative transporter RbbA, whose translation MEADPAAVSLSGVQHAYGKVVALRDLALTIPPGCKLAIVGPDGVGKSTLLGLIAGVRRIQRGSVSVLGGDMASAAHRSEAAPRIAYMPQGLGRNLYPTLSVYENIDFFARLYSQPDDRRRGRIDELMRVTGLFPFADRPAGKLSGGMKQKLGLCCALVHDPDLLILDEPTTGIDPLSRRQFWTLIGRIQAERPTMTVIVATAYMEEAGAFDRIVAIDDGAIIADGSQPELLARTGAATLEQAYIELQRPERRGARVAPSMPRLEADGGPPAIVAEGLTMRFGDFTAVDHVSFRIERGEIFGFLGSNGCGKTTTMKMLTGLLPATEGRAELLGKPVDARDISTRTRIGYVSQSFSLYEELTVRGNLELHGRLCGIGGKGLGERVEEALSRFELGDVAETLPDALPLGMRQRLQLAAACLHRPDVLILDEPTSGVDPAARDRFWSLLLEMSRRDGVTIFISTHFMNEAERCDRVSLMHAGRVLAVGAPRELQATRGAASLEDAFVAYLEDAAAVGAAEPPADDTRSAVEPGSVMRNDDAQATPKPRLASVRRIWTFARREALELSRDRIRLAFALIGPLLLMAAFGYGISFDIEGLRYAVLDRDHSLESRAFLDQFSNSRYFVEQARLNEDVEIDRRLRAGELKFAVDIPPGFGRDLLQGHRPEVGFWLDGGNTFPAETARAYILGTLQTYAGELARAARSANGLPAETLRVEPRFRYNQDFRSVFAITPGSIMLLLIIFPAMLTALGVVREKEMGSIANVYASPATVGEYLLGKQLPYVATGVLSYLSLLVFAGGVLGVVPKGSLLALSLAALVYVFAATAFGLLVSAFVSTQVAAIFGTAILTAMTAAHYSGFLIPASSLEGPGRIMGLSFPPLWFQTISLGVFAKGLDTPAFARELLVLAAFALGFLLLARLLIRKQGA comes from the coding sequence ATGGAGGCTGACCCCGCCGCCGTCAGCCTGTCGGGTGTCCAGCATGCCTATGGGAAGGTGGTGGCACTTCGCGATTTGGCTCTGACCATCCCGCCTGGCTGCAAGCTCGCCATTGTCGGTCCTGACGGCGTCGGCAAGTCGACATTGCTCGGCTTGATCGCGGGGGTTCGCCGCATTCAGCGCGGTTCGGTCAGCGTGCTGGGGGGCGACATGGCCTCGGCGGCGCACCGCAGCGAGGCCGCGCCCCGCATCGCCTATATGCCGCAAGGGCTCGGACGCAATCTTTATCCGACCTTGTCGGTCTACGAGAACATCGACTTCTTTGCCCGGCTTTACAGCCAGCCGGACGATCGCCGGCGTGGGCGCATCGACGAGCTCATGCGGGTCACCGGGTTGTTTCCCTTTGCCGATCGGCCAGCGGGAAAACTCTCCGGCGGGATGAAGCAGAAGCTCGGGCTGTGCTGCGCGCTCGTCCATGATCCCGATCTCCTCATCCTGGACGAACCGACGACCGGCATCGACCCGTTGTCGCGCCGCCAGTTCTGGACGCTGATCGGGCGCATCCAGGCCGAGCGGCCGACCATGACGGTGATCGTGGCGACGGCTTATATGGAGGAGGCCGGGGCCTTCGATCGCATCGTGGCGATCGACGATGGCGCGATCATCGCTGACGGGAGCCAGCCGGAGCTGCTTGCGCGCACCGGCGCGGCTACGCTCGAGCAGGCCTATATCGAGCTGCAGCGCCCGGAGCGGCGCGGGGCGCGGGTGGCGCCGTCCATGCCACGTCTCGAAGCGGACGGCGGACCGCCTGCCATCGTGGCCGAGGGCCTGACGATGCGCTTTGGCGATTTCACGGCGGTCGATCATGTGAGCTTTCGCATCGAGCGCGGCGAGATCTTCGGCTTCCTCGGCTCCAATGGCTGCGGCAAGACGACGACGATGAAGATGCTGACGGGGCTGCTTCCGGCGACCGAAGGACGTGCCGAGCTCCTGGGCAAGCCGGTCGATGCGCGCGACATCTCGACCAGGACGCGGATCGGCTACGTCTCCCAATCGTTTTCGCTTTACGAAGAACTGACGGTGCGCGGCAATCTCGAACTGCACGGGCGGCTGTGCGGCATCGGCGGCAAGGGGCTGGGTGAGCGGGTCGAGGAGGCCTTGTCGCGGTTCGAACTCGGTGATGTCGCCGAGACGCTTCCGGACGCCTTGCCGTTGGGCATGCGCCAGCGCCTCCAGCTGGCGGCGGCATGCCTGCATCGTCCCGATGTCCTGATCCTGGACGAGCCCACCTCGGGCGTCGATCCGGCGGCGCGTGACCGCTTCTGGAGCCTGCTGCTCGAGATGTCGCGCCGCGACGGGGTGACGATCTTCATCTCGACGCATTTCATGAACGAGGCCGAGCGTTGCGACCGCGTCTCTCTCATGCATGCGGGCCGCGTGCTGGCGGTCGGCGCACCACGCGAGCTCCAGGCCACGCGGGGGGCCGCGAGCCTCGAGGATGCCTTCGTCGCCTATCTGGAGGATGCGGCGGCGGTCGGCGCCGCGGAGCCGCCTGCGGATGATACGCGCAGCGCGGTCGAGCCCGGCTCAGTGATGCGGAACGACGATGCCCAAGCGACGCCGAAGCCGAGGCTCGCCTCCGTGAGGAGGATATGGACGTTCGCGCGCCGCGAGGCGCTCGAGCTGAGCCGGGATCGTATCCGGCTGGCCTTCGCGCTGATTGGTCCGCTCCTGCTCATGGCTGCCTTCGGCTACGGGATTTCCTTCGACATCGAAGGTCTGCGCTACGCGGTGCTCGACCGCGACCATTCGCTGGAAAGCCGGGCTTTCCTCGACCAATTCTCGAATTCGCGCTACTTCGTCGAGCAGGCACGCCTGAACGAGGATGTCGAGATCGACCGACGCCTGCGCGCCGGCGAGCTCAAATTCGCGGTCGATATCCCGCCCGGCTTCGGCCGCGACCTGTTGCAAGGCCATCGACCTGAAGTCGGCTTCTGGCTCGACGGCGGCAACACCTTCCCCGCCGAGACGGCGCGCGCCTACATTCTTGGCACGCTTCAGACCTATGCCGGCGAGCTCGCGCGGGCCGCCCGAAGCGCCAACGGACTGCCGGCCGAGACGCTGCGGGTCGAGCCGCGCTTTCGTTACAATCAGGACTTCCGCTCCGTCTTCGCGATCACGCCGGGATCGATCATGCTGCTGCTGATCATCTTCCCGGCGATGCTCACGGCCCTCGGCGTCGTGCGGGAGAAGGAGATGGGGTCGATCGCGAATGTCTACGCGTCGCCGGCGACGGTCGGCGAGTATCTGCTGGGCAAGCAGCTCCCTTATGTCGCGACCGGCGTCCTGAGCTATCTCAGTTTGCTGGTCTTCGCCGGCGGCGTGCTCGGCGTCGTGCCGAAGGGCTCGCTGCTGGCGCTGTCGCTGGCAGCCCTCGTCTATGTTTTCGCCGCCACGGCCTTCGGGCTTCTGGTCTCGGCTTTCGTCTCCACGCAAGTAGCGGCGATATTCGGCACCGCGATCCTGACGGCGATGACCGCAGCGCATTATTCGGGCTTCCTGATCCCGGCCTCCTCGCTCGAGGGGCCGGGCCGCATCATGGGCCTCTCCTTCCCGCCGCTTTGGTTCCAGACCATCAGCCTCGGCGTGTTCGCCAAGGGCCTCGACACGCCAGCGTTCGCCCGCGAGCTTCTGGTGCTGGCGGCGTTCGCGCTTGGATTCCTGCTGCTGGCGCGGCTCTTGATCCGCAAGCAGGGGGCGTAG
- a CDS encoding DUF3141 domain-containing protein, translated as MPVTIPAERQQGAPLAQSGTAALPALLSPRADMRDPAPSSQAASTLFDPAGIWAYPIDAWQRSVLFWDVLRKRANTMLEHEEAGMPPVLTFQYEMLLDARRFERPANYALLRITTADTEHADACVDDSKPPVIIMDPRAGHGPGIGGFKRESEIGMALHEGFPVYFVSFFPAPSPHQRLIDVLHAMHHFVDEVIARHPGKKPVLYGNCQAGWAAMLVAIHCRAPVGPIVLNGSPLSYWAGESGANPMRLAGGLLGGSWLTHFVGDLGDGRFDGAWLVQNFETLKPEAAIWDKYASLYLDVDHEEKRFLEFERWWNAWYSFSRQEMVEIVDHLFIGNELEQGTLELGDAVRIDLRSLKSPLVIFASYGDNITPPHQALAWLKAVYKTTDALKEAGQRIVFMTDPRVGHLGIFVSASVARLEHRAILESLDDVVNLPPGLYEMKISNPTNDPDCRKPQYSVSFEERRVEDLAFDNPRKAFERVRQLSQANETLYSNFVSPWVQAMTTPWSAEVLRWLHPMRTSRYMLSEKFSPWMHVIARLADEVRAKRLPAAMDNPMRAAERTLSEQMQAAIEMARETRDSAQERAFRGLYDY; from the coding sequence ATGCCAGTCACTATCCCTGCGGAACGCCAGCAAGGCGCGCCACTGGCCCAATCCGGGACGGCGGCTCTTCCTGCATTGCTCTCCCCGCGCGCCGACATGCGCGATCCGGCGCCGTCCAGCCAAGCTGCGAGCACGCTGTTCGACCCCGCCGGGATATGGGCTTATCCGATCGACGCCTGGCAGCGCTCGGTCCTGTTTTGGGACGTGCTGAGAAAGCGGGCCAACACCATGCTGGAGCACGAGGAAGCCGGCATGCCGCCGGTGCTCACCTTCCAGTACGAAATGCTGCTGGATGCGAGGCGATTCGAACGCCCAGCGAATTATGCGCTCCTCCGGATCACGACCGCCGACACCGAGCACGCGGACGCATGCGTCGACGATTCCAAGCCCCCTGTCATCATCATGGATCCGCGCGCCGGACACGGGCCGGGCATCGGCGGCTTCAAGCGCGAATCCGAAATCGGCATGGCTCTGCACGAAGGGTTTCCGGTCTACTTCGTCAGCTTCTTTCCGGCGCCGAGCCCGCATCAAAGGCTCATCGATGTCCTCCATGCGATGCACCACTTTGTCGACGAGGTGATCGCGCGACATCCCGGCAAGAAGCCCGTGCTGTACGGAAATTGCCAGGCTGGGTGGGCCGCCATGCTGGTCGCTATTCATTGCCGAGCGCCAGTCGGCCCGATCGTCCTCAACGGCTCGCCCCTCTCCTATTGGGCAGGCGAGTCCGGGGCGAATCCCATGCGGCTCGCCGGCGGCCTGCTCGGCGGGAGCTGGCTCACGCACTTCGTTGGCGATCTTGGGGATGGCCGCTTTGACGGCGCCTGGCTCGTCCAGAACTTTGAAACACTCAAACCCGAGGCGGCGATCTGGGACAAATACGCAAGTCTCTACCTAGACGTCGATCATGAAGAGAAGCGGTTCCTCGAATTCGAGCGCTGGTGGAACGCGTGGTATAGCTTCAGCCGACAAGAGATGGTCGAGATCGTCGATCATCTCTTTATTGGCAACGAGCTTGAGCAGGGCACGCTTGAGCTCGGTGACGCGGTGAGGATCGATCTGCGTAGTCTGAAGAGCCCGCTGGTGATCTTTGCCTCCTACGGCGACAACATCACGCCGCCCCATCAGGCTCTGGCCTGGCTTAAGGCCGTCTACAAGACCACAGATGCTTTGAAGGAGGCAGGCCAGAGAATTGTCTTCATGACCGATCCCCGCGTGGGGCATCTAGGTATCTTCGTTTCAGCGTCGGTCGCGCGTTTGGAACACCGCGCCATCCTGGAGAGCCTCGATGACGTCGTGAACCTTCCGCCCGGCCTCTACGAGATGAAGATCTCCAACCCGACCAACGATCCTGACTGTCGCAAACCGCAATACAGCGTTTCCTTCGAAGAGCGGCGCGTCGAAGACTTGGCCTTCGACAATCCGCGGAAAGCCTTTGAACGCGTGCGACAATTGTCGCAGGCGAACGAGACGCTCTACAGCAACTTCGTCAGCCCGTGGGTTCAGGCCATGACCACGCCGTGGTCGGCCGAGGTGCTGCGATGGCTTCATCCGATGCGGACCAGCCGTTATATGCTCTCCGAAAAGTTTTCACCGTGGATGCATGTGATCGCAAGGCTTGCCGACGAAGTTCGCGCGAAGCGGCTTCCCGCGGCCATGGACAATCCCATGCGTGCTGCGGAGCGTACCTTGAGCGAACAGATGCAAGCAGCCATCGAGATGGCCCGCGAGACGCGGGACAGCGCACAGGAGCGGGCTTTTCGTGGGCTCTACGACTACTAG
- a CDS encoding ABC transporter permease — MRRWIENAFRLGVKEFASLSRDVVMVVLIGYVFTFAVYSEATAMRTDVNDAKVAVIDGDRSTLSGRIKDALRPPYFRPAVEIDRSSLDGLMDKGAFTFVLDIPHGLEADFLAGRNPTVQVNVDATSISQAGVGTAYIQEIVAQETTRFLKQAPVETLAPVKPVIRAMFNPNLEAISFTASMGVINNVTILAIILVGAAVMREREHGTIEHLLVMPVSASEIIAGKIWANGLVILLAAAFSLHVVVEVVLRTQIVGSIELFLAGTAIYLFAVTSLGILLATVANSMPQFALLSIPVFVLMFLLSGSFTPFESMPRALQLIMDLSPSTHFVRFAQAVLYRGAGGDVVWRDLLVMAGLGAGFVSVALYRFKAMLARPS; from the coding sequence ATGCGGCGCTGGATCGAAAACGCCTTCCGTCTCGGCGTCAAGGAATTCGCCAGTCTGTCGCGCGATGTCGTGATGGTGGTGCTCATCGGCTACGTCTTCACCTTCGCTGTCTATTCCGAAGCGACAGCGATGCGAACCGACGTCAATGACGCCAAGGTGGCCGTCATCGACGGCGATCGCTCGACCCTCTCGGGCCGGATCAAGGACGCGCTGCGGCCTCCCTATTTTCGGCCGGCGGTCGAGATCGACCGCTCGAGCCTCGACGGCTTGATGGACAAGGGCGCTTTCACGTTCGTTCTCGACATTCCGCATGGTCTGGAAGCCGATTTTCTCGCCGGACGCAACCCGACCGTTCAGGTCAATGTCGATGCCACCAGCATCTCACAGGCCGGCGTCGGCACCGCCTATATCCAGGAGATCGTCGCGCAGGAGACAACACGCTTCCTCAAGCAGGCCCCCGTCGAGACGCTCGCCCCGGTCAAGCCGGTGATCCGCGCGATGTTCAACCCGAACCTCGAAGCCATCAGCTTCACGGCCAGCATGGGCGTCATCAACAATGTCACCATCCTCGCCATCATTCTGGTCGGCGCCGCGGTGATGCGGGAACGGGAGCATGGCACAATCGAGCATCTTCTGGTTATGCCGGTGAGCGCCAGTGAGATCATCGCCGGCAAGATCTGGGCAAACGGGCTGGTCATATTGCTGGCAGCCGCGTTCTCGCTTCACGTCGTGGTCGAGGTTGTCCTGCGCACACAGATCGTCGGCTCGATCGAGCTGTTTCTTGCCGGAACGGCCATCTATCTCTTCGCTGTGACGTCGCTCGGCATCCTCCTCGCCACCGTCGCGAACTCCATGCCGCAATTCGCGCTGCTCTCCATCCCGGTCTTCGTGCTCATGTTCCTGCTGTCCGGCTCCTTCACGCCGTTCGAGAGCATGCCGCGCGCCCTGCAGCTGATTATGGACCTTTCGCCGTCCACGCATTTCGTGCGCTTCGCTCAAGCGGTACTTTACCGGGGTGCTGGCGGTGATGTCGTCTGGCGCGATCTTCTGGTCATGGCAGGGCTCGGCGCGGGGTTCGTGTCGGTTGCTCTTTACCGCTTCAAAGCTATGCTCGCGCGCCCGTCGTGA
- a CDS encoding heavy metal translocating P-type ATPase: MLLGHWVEMRSVMGASRALEELVRLLPDHATRIDPDGTTHDVSITDLKPGDRVIVRPGAKVPVDGEIVEGSSGFNEAMLTGESRPVTKTVGATAIGGAINGANAVTIKVTKTGDATYLAQVIDLVKKAQATRSRTQDIANRAAAWLTYIALVVGFGTLFVWWLWLGAPLEFALERMVTVMVVACPHALGLAVPLVVAVSTSLSASNGLLIRDRAAFERARNLDAVVLDKTGTLTEGRFGVSDIVLLADGDENTELTFAAAAENQSEHPIAHGIVAEAKRRNLTIPKASEVSNITGEGIVAKVDGQDIRIVSPGHLARQGKPVTHDKLKQLEAQGKTVVALLRDGAPRALFALADIVRPESKDAISELTRLGIKPVMLTGDAKGVAESVSKELGIAEYFAEVLPDQKSDKIKELQARGLSVAMVGDGVNDAPALVQADLGVAIGAGTDVAVESADVVLVKSDPRDVAAILGLSRATYRKMVQNLIWATGYNTVAIPMAAGITFGTGFLMTPAVAAVFMSASTIIVAINAQFLRFYRRQG; this comes from the coding sequence ATGCTGCTCGGCCATTGGGTCGAGATGCGCTCGGTGATGGGTGCGTCGCGCGCATTGGAGGAGCTAGTCCGGCTGTTGCCTGACCACGCCACACGCATCGATCCCGACGGCACGACGCACGATGTATCGATCACGGATTTGAAGCCGGGTGACCGCGTCATCGTCCGCCCGGGCGCCAAGGTGCCGGTTGACGGAGAAATCGTCGAGGGATCGTCAGGCTTCAACGAAGCCATGCTGACGGGCGAATCGCGTCCCGTCACCAAGACGGTCGGTGCAACGGCGATCGGCGGGGCGATCAACGGCGCCAACGCCGTGACCATCAAAGTGACCAAGACAGGTGACGCGACCTATCTCGCCCAGGTCATCGATCTGGTGAAAAAAGCCCAGGCGACGCGTTCGCGGACACAGGATATCGCCAACAGGGCGGCCGCCTGGCTGACCTACATTGCCCTGGTCGTCGGCTTCGGAACGCTGTTCGTCTGGTGGCTTTGGCTCGGCGCGCCGCTTGAGTTCGCACTGGAACGCATGGTCACCGTGATGGTCGTGGCTTGCCCGCATGCCCTTGGGCTTGCCGTGCCGCTGGTGGTCGCCGTCAGCACATCGCTGAGCGCCAGCAACGGCCTACTCATCCGCGACCGCGCCGCGTTCGAGCGGGCACGCAATCTCGACGCTGTCGTGCTGGACAAGACCGGCACGCTGACGGAAGGCCGCTTCGGGGTTAGCGACATTGTCCTACTTGCTGATGGGGACGAGAACACGGAACTCACATTTGCCGCGGCAGCGGAAAATCAATCGGAACACCCTATCGCTCACGGCATCGTCGCCGAGGCCAAGCGCAGGAACCTGACCATTCCCAAGGCCAGCGAGGTGAGCAACATCACAGGCGAAGGCATTGTCGCGAAAGTCGATGGCCAAGACATCCGTATCGTCAGCCCCGGCCATCTCGCCCGGCAGGGCAAGCCCGTCACGCACGACAAGCTCAAGCAACTCGAAGCTCAGGGCAAGACGGTGGTAGCGCTGCTGAGGGATGGCGCACCGCGGGCACTCTTCGCACTCGCCGACATCGTCCGGCCGGAATCCAAGGACGCGATCTCCGAGCTGACGCGGCTTGGCATCAAGCCGGTTATGTTGACGGGCGATGCGAAGGGCGTCGCCGAGAGCGTCTCGAAGGAACTTGGCATCGCGGAGTATTTCGCAGAGGTGCTGCCCGACCAGAAGTCCGACAAGATCAAGGAACTGCAGGCCCGCGGGCTCTCGGTTGCGATGGTCGGTGATGGCGTCAATGATGCGCCAGCGCTGGTTCAGGCGGACCTCGGCGTCGCCATCGGTGCCGGCACGGATGTTGCGGTCGAGTCCGCGGATGTCGTGCTCGTGAAGAGCGATCCGCGCGACGTCGCGGCCATTCTGGGACTGTCCCGCGCCACCTACCGCAAGATGGTGCAGAACCTCATCTGGGCGACGGGTTACAACACCGTGGCGATTCCGATGGCCGCCGGGATTACCTTCGGCACCGGCTTCCTGATGACGCCGGCCGTCGCTGCGGTCTTCATGTCCGCCAGCACCATCATTGTCGCCATCAATGCGCAGTTCCTGCGCTTTTACCGCAGGCAAGGATAA